A genomic segment from Gemmatimonadota bacterium encodes:
- a CDS encoding CHRD domain-containing protein: MFARLTLGASALVITLAGGAMLPPALGAQMRAAYHAHLSLVPVDAGGARRTRGVGEATATLEGGILQIAGTFEGLASSVSRADLHQGGPGFRGPAFHTLVVSGSTEGRIEGRVQLTEEQVQALALGHLYLQVYTETNPDGAIRGWFFSRGEEN; the protein is encoded by the coding sequence ATGTTCGCACGCCTGACCCTCGGGGCCTCGGCCCTCGTGATCACCCTCGCGGGAGGGGCGATGCTCCCTCCGGCGCTCGGCGCCCAGATGAGGGCCGCGTACCACGCGCACCTCTCGCTCGTCCCCGTGGATGCGGGGGGGGCACGCCGCACGCGTGGGGTGGGAGAGGCGACCGCGACGCTCGAGGGAGGCATCCTCCAGATTGCGGGTACCTTCGAAGGCCTCGCGTCTTCCGTGTCGCGAGCCGACCTCCACCAGGGTGGCCCTGGATTCCGGGGCCCGGCCTTTCACACGCTCGTCGTCTCGGGCTCCACAGAGGGGCGGATCGAGGGGCGCGTCCAACTCACCGAAGAGCAGGTCCAGGCTCTCGCGCTGGGGCATCTCTATCTCCAGGTCTACACGGAAACGAACCCGGATGGGGCGATCCGGGGATGGTTTTTTTCACGGGGGGAGGAGAATTGA